A genome region from Prinia subflava isolate CZ2003 ecotype Zambia chromosome 12, Cam_Psub_1.2, whole genome shotgun sequence includes the following:
- the CBX8 gene encoding chromobox protein homolog 8 isoform X2, with the protein MELSAVGERVFAAEALLKRRIRKGRMEYLVKWKGWSQKYSTWEPEENILDARLLAAFEEREREMELYGPKKRGPKPKTFLLKAQAKAKAKTYEFRSDSSRGIRVPYPGRSPQELGSTSRAREGLRNIALAPQGSSSSSTPKADGIRDRVIRVEEKPGETPKKRGPKPRKELYKDLAETLDASKRKLGDPGDKVGDYLKARKMEEAAGAAKFGSGHSVIQLARRQEPDLPGALPGPNRAEAGAESFPPRLAKHRADFLDPKGQGGLDPGGPKLLHGAVSPGAMGSLYRDGVGGPAGRPSLIARIPVSRILGDPEEESWSPSLNNLEKVVVTDVTSNFLTVTIKESSTDQGFFKEKR; encoded by the exons ATGGAGCTCTCGGCCGTCGGGGAGCGCGTCTTCGCGGCCGAGGCCCTGCTCAAGCGCCGCATCCGCAAA GGCCGCATGGAATATCTGGTCAAATGGAAGGGCTGGTCGCAGAA GTACAGCACTTGGGAACCTGAGGAGAACATCCTGGATGCCCGGCTGCTCGCAGCCTTCGAGGAGAG GGAGCGAGAAATGGAGCTTTATGGGCCCAAAAAGCGAGGCCCCAAGCCCAAAACCTTCCTGCTAAAG GCCCAGGCAAAAGCCAAAGCCAAAACCTATGAATTCCGCAGTGACTCTTCCAGGGGGATCCGGGTGCCGTATCCTGGCAGGTccccccaggagctgggctccACGTCCCGGGCTAGGGAAGGACTGAGAAACATAGCCCTGgccccccagggcagctccagcagcagcacccccaagGCAGACGGCATCCGGGACCGGGTGATCCGCGTGGAAGAGAAACCCGGGGAGACCCCCAAAAAGAGGGGCCCGAAGCCCAGGAAGGAGCTTTACAAGGACCTTGCAGAAACTCTGGACGCCTCCAAGAGGAAACTGGGGGACCCGGGGGACAAGGTGGGGGACTACCTGAAGGCCAGGAAGATGGAggaggcggcgggggcggccaAGTTTGGCTCGGGACACAGCGTGATCCAGCTGGCCCGGCGGCAGGAGCCCGACCTGCCCGgcgccctgcccggccccaacCGCGCCGAGGCGGGGGCCGAGTCCTTCCCCCCGCGCCTGGCCAAGCACCGTGCGGACTTTCTGGACCCCAAGGGGCAGGGGGGGCTGGACCCCGGCGGGCCCAAGCTCCTGCACGGCGCCGTGAGCCCGGGGGCCATGGGCAGCCTGTACCGCGATGGCGTggggggcccggcggggcggcccTCCCTCATCGCCAGGATCCCCGTCTCCAGGATCCTGGGGGACCCCGAGGAGGAGTCCTGGAGCCCCTCTCTCAACAACCTGGAGAAGGTGGTGGTAACTGATGTGACCTCTAACTTTTTGACCGTCACCATCAAGGAGAGCAGCACGGACCAAGGATTTTTTAAGGAGAAGCGATGA
- the CBX8 gene encoding chromobox protein homolog 8 isoform X1 yields MELSAVGERVFAAEALLKRRIRKGRMEYLVKWKGWSQKYSTWEPEENILDARLLAAFEESFGSFDTSREREMELYGPKKRGPKPKTFLLKAQAKAKAKTYEFRSDSSRGIRVPYPGRSPQELGSTSRAREGLRNIALAPQGSSSSSTPKADGIRDRVIRVEEKPGETPKKRGPKPRKELYKDLAETLDASKRKLGDPGDKVGDYLKARKMEEAAGAAKFGSGHSVIQLARRQEPDLPGALPGPNRAEAGAESFPPRLAKHRADFLDPKGQGGLDPGGPKLLHGAVSPGAMGSLYRDGVGGPAGRPSLIARIPVSRILGDPEEESWSPSLNNLEKVVVTDVTSNFLTVTIKESSTDQGFFKEKR; encoded by the exons ATGGAGCTCTCGGCCGTCGGGGAGCGCGTCTTCGCGGCCGAGGCCCTGCTCAAGCGCCGCATCCGCAAA GGCCGCATGGAATATCTGGTCAAATGGAAGGGCTGGTCGCAGAA GTACAGCACTTGGGAACCTGAGGAGAACATCCTGGATGCCCGGCTGCTCGCAGCCTTCGAGGAGAG CTTTGGTTCTTTTGACACCTCTAGGGAGCGAGAAATGGAGCTTTATGGGCCCAAAAAGCGAGGCCCCAAGCCCAAAACCTTCCTGCTAAAG GCCCAGGCAAAAGCCAAAGCCAAAACCTATGAATTCCGCAGTGACTCTTCCAGGGGGATCCGGGTGCCGTATCCTGGCAGGTccccccaggagctgggctccACGTCCCGGGCTAGGGAAGGACTGAGAAACATAGCCCTGgccccccagggcagctccagcagcagcacccccaagGCAGACGGCATCCGGGACCGGGTGATCCGCGTGGAAGAGAAACCCGGGGAGACCCCCAAAAAGAGGGGCCCGAAGCCCAGGAAGGAGCTTTACAAGGACCTTGCAGAAACTCTGGACGCCTCCAAGAGGAAACTGGGGGACCCGGGGGACAAGGTGGGGGACTACCTGAAGGCCAGGAAGATGGAggaggcggcgggggcggccaAGTTTGGCTCGGGACACAGCGTGATCCAGCTGGCCCGGCGGCAGGAGCCCGACCTGCCCGgcgccctgcccggccccaacCGCGCCGAGGCGGGGGCCGAGTCCTTCCCCCCGCGCCTGGCCAAGCACCGTGCGGACTTTCTGGACCCCAAGGGGCAGGGGGGGCTGGACCCCGGCGGGCCCAAGCTCCTGCACGGCGCCGTGAGCCCGGGGGCCATGGGCAGCCTGTACCGCGATGGCGTggggggcccggcggggcggcccTCCCTCATCGCCAGGATCCCCGTCTCCAGGATCCTGGGGGACCCCGAGGAGGAGTCCTGGAGCCCCTCTCTCAACAACCTGGAGAAGGTGGTGGTAACTGATGTGACCTCTAACTTTTTGACCGTCACCATCAAGGAGAGCAGCACGGACCAAGGATTTTTTAAGGAGAAGCGATGA
- the CBX4 gene encoding E3 SUMO-protein ligase CBX4, which produces MELPAVGEHVFAVESIEKKRIRKGRVEYLVKWRGWSPKYNTWEPEENILDPRLLIAFQNRERQEQLMGYRKRGPKPKPLVVQLPSFARRSNILTGLQDPAVDTRPKLDLGSSGKSQQHQYELNSKKHHQYQPNGKESSMKHQSHSKGKYYYQLNSKKHHHYQPDPKMFEPHYQPSSKEPQGQSCLDSNKTPLVSHPDKWAHGPAKNLLGPVKNLTAESKNGAEKNLSSGTGPPPRDRVTSNGLGGKMKIVKNKNKNGRIVIVMSKYMENGMQAVKIKSGEPPRKRAAEERTPKKGGEEKVEAWRKPGEERVVGSNALSKAEGESRQPPAELEEGPQKTPVPKELPLPPAEQPLQLTTKPDLVPWSLSPVCEHSPSSMGLNLSSASSRKRCLSEPHAEREPGKKRLPSRSISAPTCLSPPGPERPEPPAQPEVILLDSDLDEPIDLRCVKPRPEGELALAQVKPELPPPPPAENPAPEPPQPQEAAEEEEEEEAESLQEFKPFFGNIIITDVTANCLTVTFKEYVTV; this is translated from the exons ATGGAGCTGCCGGCGGTGGGCGAGCACGTCTTCGCGGTGGAGAGCATCGAGAAGAAGCGGATCCGAAAG GGCAGAGTCGAGTACCTGGTGAAATGGAGGGGATGGTCGCCCAA ATATAACACGTGGGAGCCGGAGGAGAACATCCTGGACCCCCGGCTGCTCATCGCCTTCCAGAACAG GGAGCggcaggagcagctgatggGGTACCGCAAGCGGGGGCCCAAGCCGAAGCCGCTGGTCGTGCAG CTTCCCTCTTTCGCCCGCCGCTCGAACATCCTCACGGGGCTGCAGGACCCGGCCGTGGACACCAGGCCCAAGCTGGACCTCGGCTCCTCTGGCAagagccagcagcaccagtATGAACTCAACAGCAAGAAGCACCACCAGTACCAGCCCAACGGCAAGGAGAGCAGCATGAAGCACCAGTCCCACAGCAAAGGGAAGTATTACTACCAGCTGAACAGCAAGAAGCACCACCACTACCAGCCGGACCCCAAGATGTTCGAGCCCCATTACCAGCCCAGCAGCAAAGAGCCGCAGGGCCAGTCCTGCTTGGACAGTAACAAGACCCCCCTGGTCTCCCACCCAGACAAGTGGGCTCACGGCCCAGCCAAAAACTTGCTGGGCCCAGTCAAGAACCTCACAGCAGAGAGCAAAAATGGAGCTGAGAAGAACCTGTCCAGCGGTACCGGGCCACCCCCCCGGGACAGGGTGACCAGCAATGGCCTTGGGGGAAAGATGAAGATCGtcaagaacaaaaacaagaacGGGCGCATTGTGATTGTGATGAGCAAGTACATGGAGAACGGCATGCAGGCGGTGAAGATCAAGTCTGGGGAGCCTCCCCGGAAGCGGGCTGCGGAGGAGAGGACTCCTAAGAagggtggggaggagaaggtggaGGCTTGGAGGAAGCCAGGGGAGGAGAGGGTGGTGGGCAGCAATGCCCTGAGTAAAGCAGAGGGCGAGAGCCGGCAGccccctgcagagctggaggaagggcCTCAAAAGACTCCCGTGCCCAAGGAGCTGCCCCTTCCTCCAGCGGAGCAGCCCTTGCAGCTCACTACCAAGCCGGACCTGGTGCCCTGGTCCCTGAGTCCCGTCTGCGAGCACAGCCCTTCCTCCATGGGACTGAACCTGTCCAGCGCCAGCTCGCGCAAGCGCTGCCTGTCGGAGCCGCACGCGGAGCGGGAGCCGGGCAAGAAGCGCCTGCCCTCCCGCAGCATCAGTGCCCCCACCTGCCTCAGCCCCCCGGGCCCCGAGCGGCCGGAGCCGCCCGCCCAGCCGGAGGTCATCCTGCTGGACTCGGACCTGGACGAGCCCATAGACTTGCGCTGCGTGAAGCCGCGGCCGGAGGGCGAGCTGGCCCTGGCGCAGGTGAAGCCGGAgctgccgccgcctccgccggcTGAGAATCCGGCCCCGGAGCCCCCGCAGCCCCAGGAGGCcgcagaggaggaggaagaggaggaggccGAGTCCCTGCAGGAATTCAAGCCCTTCTTTGGGAATATAATTATCACAGATGTGACCGCAAACTGCCTGACGGTGACCTTCAAGGAGTACGTGACGGTGTGA